The following proteins are co-located in the bacterium genome:
- a CDS encoding acylphosphatase produces MAKVAAKVYIEGFVQGIGFRHYAYAKSQECEVQGYVRNLRDGRVQVYAEGDQGALDNFLGLLRRGPVGARVKSMQVLQASYTGKYKEFSILFDI; encoded by the coding sequence ATGGCGAAGGTAGCTGCGAAGGTATATATCGAGGGGTTTGTTCAGGGCATTGGGTTTCGGCACTACGCATACGCGAAGTCGCAGGAATGCGAAGTTCAGGGGTATGTCCGTAACCTGAGGGATGGGCGCGTCCAGGTTTACGCCGAGGGCGACCAGGGGGCCCTGGATAACTTTCTCGGGCTGCTGAGGCGAGGTCCGGTTGGGGCACGTGTCAAGTCGATGCAAGTGCTGCAAGCATCCTACACTGGGAAGTATAAAGAGTTCTCGATTCTGTTCGATATTTAG
- the nadA gene encoding quinolinate synthase NadA: MTAQNDRLIEAIDKLRRKRNAIILAHNYQPAVIQDIADFVGDSLGLSQQAAESDSEVIVFCGVDFMAETAAILAPDRLVLIPEERASCPMAHMATGAEVRAMKRKHPGSLVVTYVNSTAEVKAESDICCTSANAVSVLRSLPMSKPIIFVPDMHLGEYAGKMAGREVILWEGFCPAHHYVKADEIQRAKNKHPRALVMTHPECPLDVVELSDAVLSTAGMLRFARESDADEFIVATEVGMLHPLSRQNPGKRFYCPSPALLCPNMKMTTLQSIKRSLEKDTYPVWVPPDVAERARLPIERMLAVPRD; encoded by the coding sequence ATGACAGCCCAGAACGATAGATTGATTGAGGCGATTGACAAGCTCAGGCGCAAGCGGAACGCCATAATCCTGGCCCACAATTATCAGCCAGCCGTCATTCAGGACATTGCGGACTTTGTCGGCGATTCGCTCGGACTATCACAGCAGGCGGCGGAGAGTGATTCGGAGGTCATAGTCTTCTGCGGCGTTGATTTCATGGCCGAGACTGCCGCCATACTCGCCCCGGACCGGCTCGTCCTCATCCCGGAGGAGCGCGCCTCATGCCCGATGGCGCACATGGCGACGGGGGCGGAGGTTCGCGCCATGAAACGGAAGCATCCGGGGAGCCTCGTCGTTACCTACGTGAACTCCACGGCTGAGGTGAAGGCTGAAAGCGATATATGCTGCACGTCGGCGAACGCCGTGTCCGTTCTAAGGTCACTGCCGATGTCTAAACCGATCATCTTCGTGCCCGACATGCACCTTGGCGAGTATGCAGGCAAGATGGCCGGTCGCGAGGTGATCCTGTGGGAGGGATTCTGCCCCGCGCACCACTATGTCAAGGCGGATGAGATTCAGAGGGCGAAGAATAAGCACCCACGCGCCCTCGTCATGACCCACCCAGAATGCCCGCTGGACGTCGTCGAGCTCTCTGACGCGGTGCTCTCAACCGCTGGGATGCTGAGGTTCGCCAGAGAATCGGACGCGGATGAGTTCATCGTCGCCACCGAGGTCGGCATGTTGCACCCGCTATCGAGGCAAAACCCTGGCAAACGCTTCTACTGCCCGTCCCCAGCGTTGCTCTGCCCTAACATGAAGATGACGACGCTGCAATCGATCAAGCGCTCGCTTGAGAAGGACACTTATCCCGTCTGGGTGCCGCCGGACGTCGCGGAGCGAGCCCGGCTCCCGATAGAGCGCATGCTCGCGGTGCCGAGGGACTAG
- a CDS encoding adenine phosphoribosyltransferase encodes MDLNELLRDVPDFPKPGIVFKDITPILANGQAFREAVDRTVEGLTSDNVDAVVGVEARGFIFAAAASYKLGCGLLIVRKPGKLPAATVSESYALEYGTDTLEIHKDAVRPGMRLVLIDDLLATGGTLAATARLVEGLGGKVVGIRFLIELTFLAGRNKLRGYDVRSIIRV; translated from the coding sequence ATGGATTTGAATGAACTGTTGCGAGATGTTCCTGATTTCCCTAAGCCAGGGATAGTATTCAAGGACATAACGCCTATTCTGGCGAACGGTCAGGCCTTTAGGGAGGCGGTTGACAGGACTGTCGAGGGGCTAACCTCTGATAACGTCGATGCGGTCGTCGGGGTTGAGGCGCGGGGGTTCATCTTTGCTGCCGCTGCGTCTTACAAGTTGGGCTGTGGGCTTTTGATTGTGCGCAAGCCGGGGAAGCTTCCCGCTGCGACTGTTTCTGAGTCCTACGCGCTCGAGTATGGAACTGATACGCTTGAGATACACAAGGATGCCGTCAGGCCGGGCATGAGGCTTGTTCTGATCGATGACCTGCTGGCTACTGGTGGCACTCTCGCCGCTACTGCACGGCTGGTCGAGGGGCTAGGTGGCAAGGTAGTGGGGATCAGGTTCTTGATAGAGCTGACTTTCTTGGCTGGGCGTAACAAGCTCAGGGGTTATGACGTCAGGTCAATCATTAGAGTATGA
- a CDS encoding TIGR00725 family protein has protein sequence MIVSVIGGHRCSKEIGLVAFEVGKVIAENGHVLVCGGLTGVMEHACKGAKSVGGTTIGIIPSTEKSDANPYVDIVIPTGIGLARNMIVVLAGDIVVAIDGSYGTLSEIAYALQFHRRAFALRTKWHVSGAVEELSEVSELSERLKEVSS, from the coding sequence ATGATTGTAAGTGTGATCGGTGGGCATCGATGTTCAAAGGAGATTGGATTGGTCGCCTTCGAGGTTGGCAAGGTGATCGCAGAAAACGGCCATGTTCTGGTGTGCGGTGGGCTTACCGGGGTGATGGAGCACGCCTGCAAGGGGGCCAAATCTGTTGGAGGGACGACGATAGGAATCATTCCGAGCACAGAGAAGAGCGACGCCAATCCCTACGTTGACATCGTGATCCCGACCGGGATTGGTCTGGCAAGGAACATGATCGTGGTGCTTGCGGGCGATATCGTTGTTGCAATTGACGGCAGTTATGGCACCTTGTCTGAGATCGCGTATGCTCTTCAGTTCCATAGGAGAGCTTTTGCACTAAGGACTAAGTGGCATGTCTCGGGCGCGGTCGAGGAGCTAAGTGAGGTTTCGGAGCTTAGTGAAAGACTCAAGGAGGTCAGCTCTTAA
- a CDS encoding STAS domain-containing protein produces the protein MHIDVSELDGTRVVTISGRVEHSESRKLQEALESLVVKNEPKIAADLSRVSYLDSSALGILVSTLKSANSRGGDLRLSGLNDMVMDVFRITRLSSIFQIHPTISEAVNSFKEENGLPSR, from the coding sequence ATGCACATAGACGTATCCGAACTGGATGGCACGAGAGTAGTAACGATCTCGGGGCGGGTGGAGCACTCGGAGAGCCGCAAGCTTCAGGAGGCTCTGGAGTCGCTTGTGGTAAAGAACGAGCCAAAGATCGCGGCCGACCTCTCTCGGGTAAGCTACCTTGACAGCAGCGCTTTGGGCATTTTGGTCTCCACGTTAAAATCAGCCAATAGCCGTGGCGGAGACCTGAGGCTCTCGGGGCTAAACGATATGGTGATGGACGTATTCAGAATCACCCGGCTGTCGAGCATATTCCAGATACATCCGACGATTTCCGAGGCCGTGAACAGCTTCAAAGAGGAGAACGGTTTGCCATCTAGGTAG
- a CDS encoding quinolinate phosphoribosyl transferase, which produces MATKKRLDPSIFNISEESIRAGHYTDKYFVRTRDILKRDDRHPKVLMQVSQKGNAIVCGTDEAIGIIKRCADRPDSITMMSLRDGEAAGPYETVMTIEGDYASFAHLETLYLGVLARQTKVATNTHRAVEAAGGKPLLFFSARFDHFLNQPGDGYAAHIGGAAGVSTDAQGMWFDQEGIGTVPHGLIAAYDGDTVIATRKFAEFMPDPVRVISLVDFDNDSVKTSLEVAKALGKRLWGVRLDTAETLIDRSVVPQMSDFAPTGVNEVLVRNVRAALDTEGFSYVKVVVSGGFTAEKIARFEASNVPVDAYGVGSSLLTGTFHYTADVVMVNGRPCAKVGRHYRPNSRLKLVE; this is translated from the coding sequence ATGGCAACCAAGAAGCGGCTCGACCCCAGCATTTTTAACATATCTGAAGAGAGTATTCGCGCGGGGCACTATACGGACAAATACTTTGTCCGGACGCGCGACATACTGAAGAGAGACGATCGCCACCCAAAGGTTCTGATGCAAGTTTCCCAGAAGGGCAACGCTATTGTCTGTGGGACGGACGAGGCGATCGGCATCATCAAGCGTTGTGCGGACAGGCCGGACAGTATCACGATGATGTCTCTTCGCGACGGCGAAGCGGCTGGACCTTACGAGACCGTGATGACAATTGAGGGCGATTACGCCTCGTTTGCTCACTTGGAGACGCTTTATCTCGGCGTTCTGGCTCGACAGACCAAGGTCGCGACGAACACCCACCGGGCAGTTGAGGCGGCCGGGGGCAAGCCGCTGCTCTTTTTCTCTGCTCGGTTCGACCATTTTTTGAACCAGCCGGGCGATGGGTATGCGGCGCACATCGGAGGGGCGGCTGGGGTCTCGACAGATGCCCAGGGGATGTGGTTCGATCAGGAGGGCATCGGCACGGTCCCGCACGGCCTCATTGCCGCATACGACGGCGATACTGTAATCGCAACACGGAAGTTCGCCGAGTTCATGCCTGACCCCGTGCGGGTCATCTCCCTCGTCGATTTCGATAACGACTCAGTCAAGACATCGCTCGAGGTCGCCAAGGCGCTGGGCAAGCGGCTGTGGGGCGTTCGGCTCGACACTGCGGAGACCCTGATTGACCGGTCGGTCGTGCCGCAAATGTCCGACTTCGCCCCGACCGGGGTCAACGAGGTCCTCGTTCGGAACGTCAGGGCGGCCCTGGACACCGAGGGATTCAGCTACGTCAAGGTCGTCGTCAGCGGCGGCTTCACCGCTGAGAAGATAGCACGATTTGAGGCGAGCAACGTCCCAGTGGATGCTTACGGCGTTGGCAGTTCATTGCTGACGGGCACCTTCCACTACACGGCGGATGTCGTCATGGTAAATGGTCGGCCTTGTGCGAAGGTTGGGCGTCACTACAGGCCTAACTCACGGCTGAAGTTGGTGGAATAG
- the lon gene encoding endopeptidase La: protein MSGEEQELSNPTDSGVQSERTEPSIPTEVPVVPVRDIVVHPYMVIPLFISRQLSVSAVDASLANKRFILIVTQKDESIEEPKPEDVYNVGAVCLIIRMFKLPDGRVRLWAQGVDRARIKRFVATSPYWRAEIERFAVPKEVKDPLLAEALIRSTKEKLERSVSLGKAMAPEAAVVAMNSGDPGQLADMVAGSISIKVPDAQKVLEMADPIERLRFVNSLFAKEMEIIEIQEKIRSEAQQGIEKDQQEYLLRQQMKAIREKLGDADSISGEVLELRKTLAETGMPDESRKACETQINRLEMTNTESAESTVIRTYIDWLLNLPWEVETSDNLDLAVAQGILDEDHYDLDEVKERVLEFLAVRKLTKANKGPILCFVGPPGTGKTSLGRSIARALGRKFVRISLGGVRDEAEVRGHRRTYVGALPGHILQELRNAGSRNPVFMMDEVDKIGTDFRGDPSSALLEVLDPEQNYSFKDHYIEIPFDLSNVLFICTANVLDTIQPAFRDRMEILRLSGYTEHDKISIARKFLIPKQLKENGLLDAQLRITTPALRHIVLQYTREAGLRNLERHISRICRKVARRIGGGETGQFMVKVQNLEGWIGVPSYIVSRSLKRDQVGVACALAWTATGGDVLFIEVATMPGSGQLLLTGQLGDVMKESAQAARSIARSRADEFGLPADFHSKMDIHIHVPAGAIPKDGPSAGVTIAVAVISALTKKPVRANVAMTGEITLRGNILPIGGLKEKVLAAQRAGITEVLLPAENQKEFSEIEDKIKAGLKFHFVTHIEEALNMAFTDSPRFTTPSPRPAMPSDG, encoded by the coding sequence ATGAGCGGTGAAGAGCAAGAATTAAGTAACCCCACGGATTCTGGCGTGCAGTCTGAGAGGACGGAGCCTTCGATACCGACGGAGGTTCCGGTAGTTCCGGTTCGGGACATTGTCGTACATCCATATATGGTAATTCCGCTCTTCATTTCCAGGCAGTTATCAGTTAGCGCAGTTGACGCGTCGCTCGCGAACAAGCGCTTCATTCTGATAGTAACGCAGAAGGACGAGAGCATAGAGGAACCGAAGCCTGAGGACGTCTATAACGTTGGAGCCGTATGCCTCATCATCAGGATGTTCAAGCTGCCCGATGGTCGCGTCCGGCTGTGGGCGCAGGGAGTTGACCGGGCGAGGATCAAGAGGTTTGTAGCGACTAGCCCGTATTGGAGAGCGGAGATCGAGCGGTTTGCGGTGCCCAAGGAGGTCAAGGACCCACTCTTGGCCGAGGCGTTGATACGAAGCACGAAGGAGAAGCTGGAGAGGAGCGTGTCGCTAGGCAAGGCCATGGCACCCGAGGCGGCGGTGGTAGCGATGAACAGCGGCGACCCTGGCCAGCTTGCGGATATGGTTGCGGGGAGCATTTCGATCAAGGTTCCCGATGCTCAGAAAGTGCTTGAGATGGCCGATCCTATCGAGCGCCTTCGGTTCGTAAACTCGCTGTTTGCCAAGGAAATGGAGATAATCGAGATTCAGGAGAAGATCCGGTCGGAGGCGCAGCAGGGGATCGAGAAGGACCAGCAGGAGTATCTCTTAAGGCAGCAGATGAAGGCGATACGCGAGAAGTTGGGCGACGCCGACTCGATTTCTGGCGAGGTGCTAGAGCTACGAAAAACACTTGCTGAGACCGGAATGCCGGACGAGTCGCGCAAGGCTTGTGAGACGCAGATCAACAGGCTGGAGATGACGAACACGGAGTCGGCGGAGTCGACGGTAATCAGGACCTATATTGATTGGCTTCTGAACCTTCCTTGGGAGGTAGAGACGAGCGATAACCTCGACTTGGCTGTTGCGCAAGGGATACTCGATGAGGACCATTACGATCTGGATGAGGTCAAGGAGCGCGTGCTGGAGTTTCTTGCTGTGAGGAAGCTGACGAAGGCAAACAAGGGCCCGATTCTGTGTTTCGTTGGGCCGCCTGGGACAGGAAAGACGTCGCTGGGCCGGTCGATAGCCAGGGCGCTCGGTCGCAAGTTCGTTCGCATCTCGCTCGGCGGTGTTCGGGACGAGGCGGAGGTCCGGGGCCACCGCCGGACCTATGTCGGTGCGCTTCCGGGACATATTCTACAGGAGCTTAGGAACGCCGGCTCGCGGAATCCCGTGTTCATGATGGATGAGGTGGACAAGATCGGCACGGATTTCAGAGGCGATCCGAGCTCGGCGCTGCTTGAGGTTCTTGACCCGGAGCAGAACTACTCGTTCAAGGACCACTATATTGAGATACCATTTGATCTGTCCAATGTGCTATTTATCTGCACTGCTAACGTTCTTGACACGATCCAGCCAGCGTTCAGGGACAGAATGGAGATTCTGAGATTATCTGGCTATACCGAGCACGACAAGATCAGCATCGCTCGAAAGTTCCTCATCCCGAAGCAGTTGAAAGAGAACGGCCTGCTTGATGCCCAGCTTAGGATAACAACGCCTGCGCTTCGGCACATAGTCCTTCAATACACGCGAGAGGCGGGGCTGAGGAATCTGGAGCGCCACATCTCGCGCATCTGCCGCAAGGTAGCGAGGCGGATAGGAGGAGGAGAGACGGGGCAGTTCATGGTTAAGGTGCAGAACCTCGAGGGCTGGATCGGTGTGCCTTCATACATCGTGAGCCGCAGCCTCAAGCGTGATCAGGTGGGCGTAGCGTGTGCTCTTGCATGGACAGCGACAGGCGGGGACGTGCTGTTCATCGAGGTTGCGACGATGCCGGGCAGCGGTCAGCTGCTTCTGACGGGTCAGCTTGGGGACGTGATGAAGGAATCGGCACAGGCGGCGAGGAGCATTGCGCGCTCAAGAGCGGATGAGTTTGGCCTGCCGGCAGACTTCCACTCCAAGATGGACATCCATATTCATGTTCCAGCTGGCGCCATTCCGAAGGATGGCCCATCCGCGGGCGTTACGATCGCAGTTGCCGTAATCTCGGCGCTGACCAAAAAACCGGTCAGGGCGAACGTTGCGATGACCGGCGAGATCACGCTGCGGGGCAATATCCTTCCGATCGGCGGCTTGAAGGAGAAGGTCCTCGCTGCGCAGCGAGCGGGCATAACGGAGGTCCTGCTTCCGGCGGAGAATCAGAAAGAGTTTTCAGAGATAGAGGACAAGATCAAGGCGGGGCTTAAGTTTCATTTTGTGACCCACATTGAGGAGGCGCTTAACATGGCGTTTACAGATAGCCCGAGGTTCACGACCCCAAGTCCGAGGCCCGCGATGCCTTCTGATGGGTGA
- a CDS encoding right-handed parallel beta-helix repeat-containing protein, with protein sequence MKIRVFGLIIVAIMVLAILPAVAAAAPQVFIATDSESYKAGDTIEVSLAGNNEGEGMSVDVYIGLLTPDGELWTVGGIVWWSEAINPWIEGIYVPAGFTMNQKPFFSFDLPSGMPPISDPGGYSFAAVLTEPGTFNWACEASFAPFTVFSVAGVDYYVNAARGENYEWYDGSPDLPWKTITHALNSIMVSPASPATIHVAGGVYSASTNGETFPLNMKSWVSLVGDGPDVTVLDAQGASTSVIYCFEADDSIIEAFTITGGDAHWGGGIYCEGGSTTIKRNTITGNSASSGGGIYCDGGWATISDNIISGNYAYGGHGGGGIYCSYGYPTVQNNRIEGNRAYCDGGGINCEFTSWAQILGNTIRNNSASDGGGVGSYLAGMSISGNSITDNLSSWGGGIFCWSDWEVWILDNTISGNWAESGGGGIASWWMSPCVMNNQIVGNWSRRDGGGICCDFAETVSNNTIAENTAEADGGGIWCEYVIMFNNNTISGNVAGGLGGGIYSPDYGGSHITDSIIWNNGDDLENCTATYCCVRDPDEGQGNIHADPLFVSGPFGDYYLNAQSPCIDAGSRPAAEAGLSRMTTQADGTPDAWTVDMGVHYRIPTSQRPVVHIDSISPTRATQGVDTVEFIGHGTDDGGITGYEWRSNLDGPLSHEQAFIVLHAAHLTLGTHTISLLAWDDEHQRSERAFAELTILPSPFEAVYVDAQLGDDSTGSEISPFRTIAHALGCVHGAQEKPVTVNVAAGTYSTSLTGECFPLNMKNWVSLVGEGADTTRLDAEGGAYHVITCQSVDGLFIAGFTIMGGNADGFKQDDGHGGAIFCDNSSPTIRDNMIQDNSAELGAGIYCFDGSPMIHDNAIMGNSGGGICCYDSSSTIHDNTIIGNWGGGIRCYDGSALIQRNSIMDNWDDGGISCLGGSPRILENTIENNSGNSGGGIYCYDSSPTIRDNAIFHNSADWQGGGIFCTGRESSPTIQDNTITDNSADYGGGISCYMCSPTILDNTITNNMADTDGGGISCDRSSPTISNNTITGNSASHGGGISCQYEASPTIQCNRIADNSAECGNGGGISCDRSSPTISNNTITGNSASHGGGISSLGQYWLDSSPAIQGNTIAGNAANVGGGIHSLRSSPTISNNVISGNSVVGHGGGIFSNESRSIIQGNTILDNSADYGGGGGICCDTSSPTITDCIIWNNGDDLYGCNVTFCCVQNPDEGEGNIHADPLFVPGPFGDYYLHPDSPCIDAGSRSAAEAGLSRMTTQTDATPDAGTVDMGAHYPIPLDLDENRATKLNGRSRT encoded by the coding sequence ATGAAGATACGTGTTTTCGGGTTGATTATCGTCGCCATTATGGTCTTGGCAATCCTGCCGGCGGTGGCGGCAGCGGCGCCTCAGGTATTTATCGCAACCGACAGCGAGAGCTATAAGGCGGGGGATACGATTGAGGTGAGTCTGGCGGGCAACAATGAGGGCGAGGGGATGTCCGTCGATGTCTATATTGGCCTGCTGACGCCCGATGGTGAGCTCTGGACAGTGGGCGGGATCGTCTGGTGGTCAGAGGCGATCAACCCGTGGATCGAGGGCATCTACGTGCCGGCGGGCTTCACCATGAACCAGAAGCCTTTCTTCTCGTTCGATCTGCCCTCCGGAATGCCGCCGATAAGCGACCCGGGCGGCTATTCCTTCGCCGCTGTCCTGACCGAGCCTGGCACGTTCAACTGGGCCTGCGAGGCGAGTTTTGCTCCATTCACGGTCTTCTCCGTTGCGGGCGTGGATTACTATGTGAACGCCGCACGGGGCGAGAATTATGAGTGGTATGATGGCTCTCCAGACCTGCCCTGGAAGACGATTACGCATGCCCTGAACTCTATTATGGTCTCGCCCGCCTCACCTGCAACCATCCACGTCGCGGGCGGCGTATATTCTGCCTCCACAAACGGCGAGACGTTCCCGCTGAACATGAAGAGCTGGGTCTCGCTCGTCGGCGACGGTCCGGACGTGACCGTTCTGGATGCGCAGGGGGCTTCCACTTCTGTGATCTACTGTTTCGAGGCGGATGATTCCATCATCGAGGCATTCACTATAACCGGCGGCGACGCTCATTGGGGTGGAGGGATATACTGTGAGGGCGGTTCGACCACGATCAAACGTAACACGATCACTGGCAACTCCGCATCTAGTGGCGGCGGTATATATTGCGATGGTGGCTGGGCGACGATCTCAGATAACATCATATCAGGCAATTATGCCTATGGCGGCCACGGGGGAGGCGGTATATACTGCTCCTACGGTTATCCAACCGTCCAGAACAACAGGATTGAGGGTAACCGGGCTTACTGCGACGGAGGGGGCATAAACTGTGAGTTCACAAGCTGGGCGCAGATACTGGGCAACACGATCAGAAATAACTCGGCCAGTGATGGAGGAGGAGTAGGTTCCTACCTTGCTGGGATGTCAATCTCGGGGAACTCGATCACTGATAACTTATCCTCATGGGGGGGAGGGATATTCTGTTGGTCGGACTGGGAGGTCTGGATCTTGGACAATACCATTTCCGGCAACTGGGCCGAGAGCGGCGGTGGGGGGATAGCCTCGTGGTGGATGAGCCCTTGCGTAATGAATAATCAAATCGTAGGCAACTGGTCCCGGCGTGACGGGGGAGGCATCTGCTGCGACTTTGCGGAGACGGTCTCGAACAACACGATCGCGGAGAATACAGCCGAGGCTGATGGCGGCGGGATTTGGTGTGAGTATGTGATCATGTTCAACAACAACACCATTTCAGGCAATGTTGCGGGGGGCCTCGGCGGCGGAATCTACAGTCCGGATTACGGTGGATCCCACATAACGGACTCTATTATCTGGAACAACGGGGACGACCTTGAGAACTGCACGGCCACATATTGCTGCGTCCGGGACCCTGACGAGGGCCAGGGCAACATCCACGCCGACCCGCTGTTCGTCTCTGGGCCCTTCGGCGATTACTACCTCAACGCACAAAGCCCTTGCATCGATGCTGGCAGCAGGCCTGCGGCAGAGGCCGGCCTCTCGCGCATGACGACGCAGGCGGACGGGACACCGGACGCCTGGACCGTGGACATGGGGGTGCACTACCGGATTCCTACAAGTCAACGCCCTGTGGTACATATCGATTCGATATCACCTACTCGCGCTACACAAGGGGTGGACACAGTCGAGTTCATCGGTCACGGGACAGACGATGGTGGGATCACAGGATATGAATGGAGGTCCAACCTGGATGGTCCCCTCAGCCATGAACAGGCTTTCATTGTTCTTCATGCTGCGCACCTCACACTAGGGACGCATACGATTTCGCTTCTTGCCTGGGATGATGAGCATCAACGCTCGGAGCGCGCATTCGCTGAGCTCACGATTCTGCCCAGCCCTTTTGAGGCGGTGTATGTCGATGCGCAACTGGGTGATGATTCCACCGGGTCCGAGATCTCGCCTTTCAGGACGATAGCGCATGCGCTTGGCTGCGTTCATGGCGCTCAGGAGAAGCCTGTGACAGTGAATGTCGCAGCCGGAACCTACTCAACCTCATTGACCGGAGAGTGCTTCCCGCTGAACATGAAAAACTGGGTCTCGCTCGTCGGCGAGGGGGCGGACACTACCAGGCTCGATGCTGAAGGCGGCGCCTATCATGTCATCACCTGTCAGAGTGTGGACGGCCTCTTTATTGCTGGATTCACGATAATGGGAGGTAATGCAGACGGTTTCAAACAGGACGACGGACATGGCGGTGCTATATTCTGTGACAACAGCTCGCCAACGATCCGGGATAACATGATCCAGGACAATTCTGCAGAATTGGGCGCTGGGATATACTGCTTTGATGGTTCTCCTATGATCCATGACAACGCGATCATGGGTAACTCGGGCGGCGGAATTTGCTGTTATGATAGCTCTTCTACGATCCATGACAACACGATCATCGGTAACTGGGGCGGTGGGATTCGCTGTTATGATGGGAGCGCTCTAATCCAGAGAAACTCGATCATGGACAACTGGGACGACGGTGGGATATCCTGTCTGGGTGGTTCACCGAGGATCTTAGAGAACACGATTGAGAATAACTCGGGCAACAGCGGCGGGGGGATATACTGCTATGACAGCTCACCGACCATTCGCGATAACGCGATCTTTCACAACTCGGCGGATTGGCAAGGCGGCGGGATATTCTGCACTGGGCGTGAGAGTTCGCCGACAATCCAGGACAACACGATTACCGACAACTCGGCGGATTATGGCGGTGGCATATCCTGCTATATGTGTTCGCCGACCATTTTAGATAACACGATCACAAACAACATGGCTGATACCGATGGTGGTGGGATATCTTGCGACAGGAGTTCGCCAACTATCTCCAATAACACGATTACCGGCAACTCCGCATCTCACGGCGGCGGCATATCTTGCCAGTACGAGGCCTCTCCGACGATCCAGTGCAACAGGATAGCGGACAACTCGGCAGAATGTGGTAACGGTGGAGGGATATCTTGCGACAGGAGTTCGCCAACTATCTCCAACAACACGATTACCGGCAACTCCGCATCTCACGGCGGCGGGATAAGCTCCTTAGGCCAGTATTGGTTAGACAGTTCGCCAGCAATTCAGGGCAATACGATAGCGGGCAACGCGGCGAACGTCGGCGGCGGGATACACTCCTTGAGGAGTTCGCCGACGATTTCAAACAACGTGATTTCGGGCAATTCTGTTGTGGGCCACGGTGGCGGCATATTCTCCAATGAGAGTAGGTCGATAATCCAAGGCAACACGATATTGGACAACTCGGCGGATTATGGTGGCGGTGGAGGGATTTGCTGCGACACGAGCTCCCCGACGATCACGGACTGCATCATCTGGAACAACGGTGATGATCTTTATGGCTGCAATGTGACGTTCTGCTGCGTCCAAAAC
- a CDS encoding RsmE family RNA methyltransferase — translation MRLHRIFVDRSMIADGKAVIVGAESHHIRTVLRVKPGDRLVGTDGLGTDYLLQLKQSSPDALVCEVLRTTQPQSPESRSKIVLIQCCLSSGKMEQVIDRATQLGVWGIVPVVSEKSKFHGDESRFNKKVERWRRIAKSSALQCGRAHFPVIEPVLPLMQAIKTPTDNDIRLLFTADTKAKSARQVLPELLSCLSQSQAVYLLIGPGAGLAPVERRAAIEHGFAAVMVGSRILRAETAPIVALTLVLYHLGEL, via the coding sequence ATGAGACTTCATCGAATCTTCGTTGACCGCTCGATGATTGCCGACGGCAAAGCCGTAATTGTCGGCGCCGAGTCGCATCACATAAGAACTGTCCTTCGCGTCAAGCCCGGCGATAGGCTAGTCGGGACTGATGGGCTTGGCACCGACTATCTTCTCCAATTGAAGCAGTCCAGCCCTGATGCTCTTGTGTGCGAGGTGCTGCGGACCACGCAGCCTCAGAGCCCTGAAAGCCGCAGCAAAATCGTCCTAATACAGTGCTGTCTCTCCAGCGGCAAGATGGAGCAGGTTATTGACAGAGCAACCCAGCTCGGCGTCTGGGGAATTGTTCCGGTCGTTTCTGAGAAGTCGAAGTTCCACGGGGATGAAAGCCGGTTCAACAAGAAGGTCGAAAGATGGCGGCGGATTGCCAAGTCGTCGGCGCTGCAATGTGGGCGTGCGCATTTTCCTGTCATAGAGCCAGTCTTGCCGCTGATGCAGGCTATCAAAACGCCGACTGACAACGACATCAGGCTCTTGTTTACAGCGGACACTAAAGCAAAGTCAGCCCGCCAAGTCTTGCCGGAGCTTCTCTCATGCCTCTCACAGTCCCAGGCCGTGTATCTGCTGATTGGCCCCGGAGCGGGCCTCGCTCCCGTCGAGCGAAGAGCCGCCATTGAACATGGCTTCGCTGCGGTCATGGTGGGCAGCCGCATACTCCGGGCCGAGACCGCACCTATCGTCGCACTTACCCTCGTTCTCTATCACCTCGGCGAGCTATAA